A DNA window from Parabacteroides johnsonii DSM 18315 contains the following coding sequences:
- a CDS encoding FHA domain-containing protein yields MKRVFCPKCDNQLAFDETKYPEGKVLAFVCPQCGSQFKIKLGRKIVRTESGQEKEVKEPDFSCGYITVIENAFGFKQELPLVMGDNVIGRRNKDTDGVDVPIITSDPSMGRKHCVINVKEDKGGKLVYTLRDFPSLTGTFLCSVLVGKKEQVRIGEGAIVTIGATTFILHVPGGEEE; encoded by the coding sequence ATGAAGAGAGTTTTCTGTCCTAAATGTGATAATCAGTTAGCGTTTGATGAAACAAAGTATCCGGAAGGTAAAGTGTTGGCGTTCGTATGCCCGCAATGTGGTTCCCAATTCAAGATCAAGTTAGGACGAAAAATAGTCCGTACCGAATCGGGACAGGAAAAAGAGGTGAAGGAACCGGACTTTTCCTGCGGTTATATTACAGTAATCGAAAATGCTTTCGGGTTCAAGCAGGAACTTCCCCTCGTAATGGGCGATAACGTGATCGGTCGCCGTAATAAAGATACCGACGGAGTCGATGTCCCCATCATCACGAGTGACCCCAGTATGGGCCGTAAGCATTGTGTGATAAATGTGAAAGAAGATAAAGGAGGGAAGCTCGTTTATACATTGCGCGATTTCCCGAGTCTTACCGGAACATTTTTGTGCAGCGTACTTGTCGGAAAAAAAGAACAGGTGCGGATCGGTGAAGGCGCCATTGTAACGATCGGTGCTACCACCTTTATTCTCCATGTACCGGGAGGAGAGGAAGAGTAG
- a CDS encoding ExbD/TolR family protein → MALKRRTKVNESFSMASMTDVIFLLLIFFMVTSTVVIPNAIKVTLPQAQKQTAAKPLTRVTIDANLNYYVAFGNQREKQVSFEEITPFLQDSYAKEPEMFVALYADETVPYKEIVRILNIANQNKFKMVLATRPNS, encoded by the coding sequence ATGGCTTTAAAACGAAGAACAAAAGTAAACGAAAGCTTCAGCATGGCTTCCATGACGGACGTCATATTCCTGCTGTTGATTTTCTTTATGGTTACCTCCACCGTCGTGATTCCGAACGCTATCAAGGTGACGCTCCCGCAGGCGCAAAAGCAGACAGCCGCCAAACCGCTTACACGTGTCACGATAGATGCGAATTTGAATTACTATGTCGCTTTCGGTAACCAGCGGGAAAAGCAAGTGTCATTCGAAGAAATCACGCCGTTCCTGCAAGACAGTTATGCAAAAGAGCCGGAGATGTTTGTTGCATTGTATGCTGACGAAACGGTCCCTTATAAGGAAATCGTGCGTATCCTGAACATCGCAAACCAGAATAAGTTTAAGATGGTGCTTGCCACAAGGCCAAATAGTTGA
- a CDS encoding pyridoxine 5'-phosphate synthase: MTNLSVNINKVATIRNARGGNVPNVLKVALDCEAFGAQGITVHPRPDERHIRYSDVYALKPEIKTEFNIEGYPCEKFIDLVLKVKPTQVTLVPDAPDAITSNAGWDVRTHFDQLSELVETFTSHGIRTSIFIGTDLENIEWAAKTGTDRIELYTEPYATLYPQNREEAIAPFIAAAQLAKNLGLGVNAGHDLSLENLAYFHQNIPGLDEVSIGHALISDALYYGLKETIRLYKEALLIKELKN, translated from the coding sequence ATGACAAATTTAAGTGTAAACATTAACAAGGTGGCAACCATTCGTAACGCACGCGGTGGCAATGTACCAAACGTATTAAAAGTAGCATTAGATTGTGAAGCTTTCGGTGCACAAGGGATTACCGTTCATCCCAGACCGGACGAACGTCATATCCGGTACAGCGATGTGTATGCCTTGAAACCGGAAATAAAAACAGAGTTTAACATAGAAGGTTATCCTTGCGAGAAGTTTATAGACCTGGTTCTGAAAGTAAAACCGACGCAGGTGACATTGGTGCCGGATGCTCCCGATGCCATCACATCGAATGCAGGTTGGGATGTAAGAACCCACTTCGACCAGTTGAGCGAGTTAGTCGAAACTTTTACCTCACACGGTATCCGTACCTCCATATTCATCGGAACAGATCTTGAGAATATTGAATGGGCCGCCAAGACAGGAACCGACCGTATCGAGTTATACACGGAACCTTATGCGACCCTCTACCCTCAGAATCGTGAAGAAGCAATCGCTCCCTTTATCGCTGCCGCCCAACTTGCCAAGAACTTGGGATTAGGTGTAAATGCCGGTCATGACCTGAGCTTAGAAAATCTGGCTTATTTCCATCAAAATATCCCGGGACTGGATGAAGTTTCCATCGGCCATGCCCTGATCAGCGATGCTCTCTATTACGGGCTGAAAGAGACGATCCGTTTGTACAAGGAGGCATTGTTAATTAAGGAATTAAAGAATTAA
- a CDS encoding CBS domain-containing protein codes for MLVKDFITKEFPVLKSFDTGEYALALMDDFKLKHLPLLNENVYRCLVSEKDLLAMPDPTATIGDPVLFSPSVREDTHIHEALALAARYQLSLLPVVSAEGEYSGAITRDKLIDILSELCNADTAGSVFVLEVMPQDYSMTDIARLIEANNAHVLSLLSYTDKTTGRLHLIIKIDLEDVSPVIRSFERFNYTVLYYFMEKGMVDDLLQQRMEELVYYMNI; via the coding sequence ATGTTGGTGAAAGATTTCATAACGAAGGAATTTCCGGTGTTAAAAAGTTTTGACACCGGGGAATATGCATTAGCTTTGATGGATGATTTTAAGTTAAAGCATCTGCCATTGTTGAACGAAAACGTATATCGGTGTCTGGTTTCTGAAAAAGACCTGTTGGCGATGCCTGATCCGACTGCTACTATCGGAGATCCGGTATTGTTTTCACCGAGTGTCCGAGAAGATACCCATATCCATGAGGCGTTGGCACTGGCCGCCCGCTATCAGTTGAGCCTCCTTCCGGTTGTGAGTGCGGAGGGGGAGTATAGCGGGGCCATTACGCGTGATAAACTGATCGATATCCTGTCCGAACTTTGCAATGCCGATACGGCCGGAAGTGTTTTTGTGCTGGAAGTGATGCCGCAGGATTATTCGATGACGGACATCGCCCGCTTGATAGAGGCGAATAATGCGCATGTCCTGAGCCTGCTTTCCTATACGGATAAGACGACCGGGAGGTTGCATTTGATTATCAAGATCGATCTGGAAGATGTATCTCCTGTGATCCGTAGTTTTGAACGTTTTAATTATACAGTCCTCTACTATTTTATGGAAAAGGGGATGGTGGACGACTTATTGCAACAACGGATGGAAGAATTGGTCTATTATATGAATATATAA
- a CDS encoding PAS domain-containing sensor histidine kinase, whose amino-acid sequence MPHFSTHNPLKKELNLENIYQKLPIGIELYDGEGNLIDLNETDEQLFAIKRTDIIGINLFENPNFPADQIHRLKKGEEVAFDCQYAFDKIKTNQYYHINPQQENTILYLSIKCLPLKDEDENIYGYIIMFSDETEKYKKIEETNELFNKLKTVIGDGDSLMWEYDIKEDKMHIDLELRDPAKPSKLKECNLTSRKDFYQLVHPDDHQRVLTEAFEKLIKGEIKGYTAQYRRLFRDEYIWVKAFVQPYKYDENGKPLKILYYLTDITNEINIREKLRAAEKERHQKNIELAKAQESNKLKSMFLANMSHEIRTPLNAIVGFSSILADMQEEDMDERHFYVDIINKNSDLLLQLINDILDFSKIEAGTFDIHLKKFDFKEICEEIYAVHALKIPDHVCFSFNRDLPSVELNSDPKRLTQVISNFLTNAIKFTSDGEIKLDYLLEKDKIYVSVTDTGIGISEEACNNIFDRFVKLNTHKQGTGLGLSISKSIIEKLGGKIGVYSTLGKGSTFWFTLPLTTNGVSGTR is encoded by the coding sequence ATGCCTCATTTTTCTACACACAACCCTTTGAAAAAAGAACTGAACTTGGAAAACATCTACCAGAAACTTCCAATAGGTATCGAACTATACGACGGAGAAGGCAATTTGATCGATCTGAATGAAACAGACGAACAGCTATTCGCCATAAAACGCACGGATATTATCGGCATAAACCTATTCGAAAATCCCAATTTTCCGGCAGACCAGATTCACCGCTTGAAAAAGGGTGAGGAAGTCGCGTTCGATTGCCAATATGCTTTTGACAAAATAAAGACAAACCAATATTACCACATAAATCCCCAACAAGAAAATACGATCTTATATCTATCTATCAAGTGTCTTCCTTTGAAAGACGAGGATGAAAACATATACGGGTACATCATCATGTTCAGCGATGAAACAGAGAAATATAAGAAGATCGAAGAAACCAACGAATTGTTTAACAAATTGAAAACAGTTATCGGAGACGGAGATTCTCTTATGTGGGAGTACGATATCAAAGAGGATAAGATGCATATAGACCTCGAACTACGCGATCCTGCCAAACCTTCTAAATTAAAAGAATGCAACCTGACCTCTCGAAAAGACTTCTACCAGCTTGTACATCCGGACGATCACCAACGGGTATTGACGGAAGCTTTCGAAAAGTTGATCAAGGGGGAAATAAAAGGATATACTGCCCAATACAGGCGCCTGTTCAGGGATGAATACATCTGGGTCAAAGCATTTGTACAACCATATAAATATGATGAAAACGGAAAACCTCTGAAAATACTCTATTATTTGACCGATATCACAAATGAAATAAATATACGGGAGAAACTACGTGCAGCAGAGAAAGAACGACATCAAAAAAACATCGAACTCGCAAAAGCCCAGGAATCCAATAAACTCAAATCGATGTTTCTGGCAAATATGAGCCACGAAATACGGACGCCCCTCAACGCAATCGTCGGTTTTTCCAGCATTCTCGCAGATATGCAAGAGGAAGATATGGACGAACGGCATTTCTATGTGGATATCATCAACAAGAACAGTGACCTGCTCTTGCAGCTGATCAACGACATTCTCGATTTCTCAAAAATAGAAGCCGGCACATTCGACATCCATCTAAAAAAGTTCGACTTCAAAGAAATTTGCGAGGAAATCTATGCTGTCCACGCCTTGAAAATACCAGATCATGTATGTTTCTCTTTCAATCGGGACTTACCATCCGTCGAACTCAATTCCGATCCGAAACGGCTCACACAGGTAATCTCCAATTTCCTGACCAATGCTATCAAATTCACATCGGATGGCGAAATCAAATTGGATTACCTATTGGAAAAAGATAAGATATATGTATCCGTGACAGATACAGGCATCGGAATCAGCGAAGAAGCATGCAACAACATATTCGACCGGTTTGTCAAACTGAATACCCACAAACAAGGGACGGGTCTCGGACTATCCATCAGCAAAAGCATCATTGAAAAATTAGGTGGGAAAATCGGCGTCTATTCCACTTTGGGAAAAGGCTCTACGTTCTGGTTCACACTTCCGCTAACAACAAACGGGGTTTCAGGCACACGATAA
- a CDS encoding energy transducer TonB family protein, whose product MKLNKDDIYGIAGSVAFHLFILLILGFTVLRTVVPDEDGGILVNFGNVNAAAGTFEPKYTGQEPPEETTTPPPPVPQPKVETPKEELITQDMEESVAIEEAKKKKEKEELRKKEEEKKRKEEAEKERIRKEEAEKKRLAEERRKKEQAISNKVAGAFGMGSQEGNSQGDAESGTGNQGSPFGNSDHGANEGVGGYGSFNLNGRSIGRGGLPRPAYTIQEEGRIVINITVDPKGNVIFAEIGKGTNIDNGSMRKSALDAAKRAKFNSISGANNQSGTITYLYKLK is encoded by the coding sequence ATGAAGTTAAACAAAGATGACATATACGGTATAGCAGGTTCGGTGGCTTTTCACCTGTTTATCCTGCTGATTCTGGGTTTCACGGTCCTGAGGACCGTCGTGCCCGATGAGGATGGCGGTATTCTGGTGAATTTCGGTAATGTCAATGCGGCAGCAGGGACATTCGAACCTAAATATACCGGCCAGGAACCTCCCGAGGAAACGACTACTCCCCCTCCCCCCGTACCCCAGCCGAAGGTTGAAACACCCAAGGAAGAACTGATAACGCAGGATATGGAGGAAAGCGTCGCGATCGAAGAAGCGAAAAAGAAAAAAGAGAAAGAAGAGTTACGCAAGAAAGAAGAGGAAAAGAAACGGAAAGAGGAAGCCGAAAAAGAACGTATCCGCAAAGAGGAAGCCGAGAAGAAACGCCTCGCCGAAGAGCGCCGTAAGAAAGAACAGGCCATCAGCAACAAGGTCGCAGGAGCTTTCGGCATGGGAAGTCAGGAAGGGAACAGCCAGGGGGATGCCGAATCAGGAACCGGCAACCAAGGCAGCCCGTTCGGCAATTCCGACCACGGAGCCAATGAAGGCGTGGGAGGCTACGGCTCATTCAACCTGAACGGACGCTCGATCGGCCGAGGAGGGCTTCCCCGCCCTGCCTACACGATCCAAGAAGAGGGACGAATCGTAATCAACATTACGGTAGATCCAAAAGGAAATGTTATATTTGCAGAAATAGGTAAGGGTACTAACATCGACAACGGTTCTATGCGTAAGAGTGCTCTGGACGCGGCTAAACGCGCCAAGTTCAACAGCATTAGCGGAGCGAACAACCAGAGTGGTACGATCACCTATCTGTATAAACTTAAATAA
- a CDS encoding MotA/TolQ/ExbB proton channel family protein produces MSILLSLQAVGAQTAEQMPDLTAVTAPTEAEINVIDLAFKGGWIMVVLLLLSLMACYIFIQRLMVIRRAGREDETFMNRIKDYIHEGKVDSALNLCRSTNTPSARMIEKGITRLGRPMNDVLVAIENVGNLEIAKLEKGFPLIATTAAGAPMLGFLGTVTGMVRAFFDMANAGTNVDVSLLSGGIYEALVTTVGGLVVGIITLFAYNYLVSQVDNVVNKMEARTMEFMDLLNEPAN; encoded by the coding sequence ATGAGCATTTTACTTTCCCTACAAGCAGTAGGGGCACAAACAGCAGAACAGATGCCGGACCTCACGGCGGTAACAGCACCCACGGAAGCTGAAATCAATGTAATCGACCTCGCTTTTAAAGGCGGTTGGATTATGGTTGTCCTATTGTTACTCTCGTTGATGGCATGTTATATATTTATCCAGCGCCTGATGGTCATCCGTCGCGCCGGGCGGGAGGATGAAACATTTATGAACCGCATCAAGGACTATATCCATGAAGGAAAGGTCGATTCGGCCCTGAACCTATGCCGGAGCACCAATACCCCTTCCGCCCGCATGATCGAGAAAGGCATCACCCGCCTGGGACGCCCGATGAACGACGTACTGGTCGCTATCGAGAACGTGGGTAACCTGGAGATCGCCAAGCTCGAAAAAGGATTTCCGCTAATCGCCACCACAGCCGCCGGCGCCCCTATGTTAGGGTTCTTAGGTACGGTGACCGGTATGGTACGCGCTTTCTTCGATATGGCAAATGCCGGAACAAATGTAGACGTATCCCTGTTGTCCGGAGGTATCTATGAAGCGCTGGTAACAACGGTAGGCGGTCTCGTAGTCGGTATCATCACCCTGTTTGCCTACAACTATCTGGTTTCGCAGGTAGACAACGTGGTAAACAAGATGGAAGCCCGCACAATGGAATTTATGGACTTATTGAATGAACCTGCAAACTAA
- a CDS encoding NAD kinase: MKKVGVFGSEYQADKQLVIRRLFEKLASLEAEVFVDRDFYLFLTDALNYEPAVSGILTSDEFDLDVALSLGGDGTFLRTAARVNKQDIPILGINTGRLGFLADVASKDIEDTLDELFKNYYKTEERTLLRLHTEDRVFHGYNYALNEIAILKRDTSSMITIHTALDGEYLTSYQADGLVISTPTGSTAYSMSVNGPIIIPQSKNLVLSPVAPHSLNVRPLVIPDSFTITLGVESRNKYFLIALDGRSEIFPTGIQLRVSKADYTTKVIKRYNHTFYQTLREKLMWGADTRMK, from the coding sequence ATGAAGAAAGTTGGGGTTTTCGGGAGCGAATATCAGGCGGATAAGCAACTTGTGATTAGGCGGTTATTTGAAAAACTGGCTTCTTTGGAGGCAGAGGTTTTTGTGGACCGTGACTTTTATCTCTTCCTTACGGATGCTTTGAATTATGAACCTGCGGTATCGGGCATCTTGACAAGCGACGAGTTTGATTTGGATGTGGCGTTGAGTCTGGGGGGGGACGGGACATTCCTGCGTACTGCCGCCAGGGTGAATAAGCAGGACATTCCTATTTTGGGCATCAATACCGGCCGCCTCGGTTTTCTGGCAGATGTGGCAAGCAAGGATATAGAAGATACGCTGGATGAATTATTTAAGAATTACTATAAGACGGAGGAACGTACTTTATTGCGCCTTCATACGGAAGACCGGGTGTTTCACGGTTATAATTATGCCTTGAATGAGATTGCGATCCTGAAACGGGACACCTCTTCCATGATTACGATCCATACGGCGCTCGACGGGGAATATCTGACTTCTTATCAGGCTGATGGTTTGGTCATCTCTACGCCGACAGGTTCGACGGCCTATTCGATGAGTGTGAACGGTCCGATTATCATTCCGCAAAGCAAGAATTTAGTCTTGAGCCCGGTCGCACCGCATTCGTTGAATGTCCGTCCGCTGGTAATTCCGGATTCCTTTACGATTACTCTGGGGGTGGAAAGCCGGAATAAATATTTCCTGATCGCTCTTGATGGGCGTTCCGAGATCTTCCCGACCGGTATACAATTGCGGGTGAGCAAAGCCGATTATACGACCAAAGTGATCAAACGATATAACCATACTTTTTATCAGACCCTCCGTGAAAAGCTCATGTGGGGAGCCGATACAAGGATGAAATAG